The sequence below is a genomic window from Actinomycetota bacterium.
GAGATGTTCGCCGAGCAGGCTGCGGCGTTGGCAGCCGAGAGCCCCGATGCCATCATCATCGAGACGATGACCGACATCGCCGAGGCCCGGTGTGCCGTTCTCGCAGCGCGCTCCGTTTGCGACCTGCCGGTCTTTGCTAGCTGCACTTTCGGGGCTTCGGGCCGCATGGATCTCTCCGGCACCGATCCTGCCACTGCGGCCGTCATCTTGGAGGCCGCCGGCGCCAGTGCCGTCGGGATGAACTGCGGCCTCGGACCGGAGCAGATGCTGCCGCTCGTCCAAGAGATGGCAGCGGCGACGTCGCTCCCGATCATCGTTCAGCCCAACGCGGGTCTGCCCCGACTCGAGAACGGGTCGACCGTCTTTCCCGGTACTGCTGAGGAGATGGGCCGTCACGCCGCGCTCTTCGTGGAGGCGGGAGCCTCGCTTGTTGGCTCGTGCTGCGGGTCGACACCTGAGTTCACCGGTTCGATCTTCGACTTCGCCAAGGAATTGCCGGTGCGGACGGGCCGCACCGGGTTGCCCGGAGTAGTGCTCGCGGGCCCGCGCGGTCACGTTCGCATCGGCGCGGGCGCGCCGCTGGCGGTCATTGGCGAACGCATCAATCCTACCGGCAAGCCGGAGCTTGCGGAGTCTTTGCGCGCGGGCTCGATGTCGGTGGTCAGGTCGTACGCGACTGAGCAGGCTGCGGCCGGGGCGGACGTTCTCGACGTGAACGTTGGCGCGGCTGGAGTCGATCAGGTGGCGCGGTTGCGCGAGGCTGTACGTGCGCTCGTGGGAACCTCCGATCTGCCGCTTGTACTGGACAACACGGACCCGACCACTCTCGAGCCGGCGTTGCGAGAGTATCCGGGTCGCGCGCTGGTGAACTCCGTCAACGGAGCCGACGAATCGCTCTCGCTGGTTCTTCCGCTTGCCGCGCGCTATGGGGCGGCCGTGATCGTGCTTGCGCTCGACGATTCGGGCATTCCTGAGACGGTCGAGGGCAGAATCGCGATCGTGGAGCGGGTACGACGGGCCGCTCACGCCGCAGGACTCACCGACTCGGACCTGCTGGTAGACGCTCTCGTCATGACCGCTGCGACAGATGCGGACGCGCCTCGCACTACCGTTGGGACGCTCGCAGCGGCGCATGACCTGGGGCTGGCGACAGTCCTTGGCGTGTCCAACGTGAGTCACGGCTTGCCCGACAGACCGGTGCTGAACGCCGCCTTCGTTGCCGCCGCCGCTGCGGCCGGACTGGACGCAGGCATCATCAATCCTGACGATCACGTTGTCATGGAGGCGGTGCGTGTTGCCGATTCCGCGCGGGCGGCGGGCGGCGGCGCCGATGCCTATGGAGACGTGTGGGCCGCATGGGACGCGGCCTACGATTCTGCCTTGGCCCGGGCACGGGGTGGAGCGACCACAGAGGGCGAGTCCGTCGGCGCGGCCGACGAGCGCCCGGTTGACGCGCACCTCGCAGCCGCGGTCGAGCGCGGAGACGCGGACGGGGCTCCGGCGCTGGTCGATGCGCTCATCGCGGCGGGAGCGGAGCCTGCCTCGGTGATCGCGGGTGTGCTGACTCCCGCTATCCAGCGACTCGGTGAGGCATTCGGTCGCGGTGAGGTCTTTCTACCGCAGCTCATGGTTGCCGCTGAGGCGATGAAGACAGCGGTTGCCCGCGTCAAGACGTATCTGCCTGAGGACGCATCGCACAGCGAGGGCCGCGTTGCCTTCGCGACGGTGAAAGGCGATATCCACTCGATCGGCAAGGACATCTGCATCTCGCTTCTGGAGAGCCAGGGCTTTGAAGTGAGTGACCTGGGCGTCGACGTGGCTCCCGAGAGGGTGCTCGACGCGGCTTCCTCGGCAGATGCTGTGTGTCTGTCCGCGCTCATGACCACCACTTTGCCTGCGATGGAGCGCACAGTCGCTCTCCTCACCGAGGAGTACCCGGGCGTTCCCGTGTTCGTGGGCGGAGCAGTCGTGACGGGTGACTGGGCCGAGGGCATCGGTGCAGGGTACTCGGACGACGCACCCGGATGCGTGCGTGTCGTGCGCGAAGCCGTCGCGCAACGGGGAGCGCGAACGCGATGATCATCACCAAGCCCCGGGACTGGGAACGCATCAAGCGCAACCTGACCGATATCGAAGCGCACTCCGTGTTCATCATGGGGTGTGGACAGTGTGCCAGCGTCGCTGGAACCGGAGATGCGAAGGCGATCTTGCAGGCCAAGACGCGCCTGGAGCAGGACGGGTTCGAGGTCACGGGTTGGGCTATCGGCGAGGTGGCGTGTCACCTCGGTGGGACCAAGCTCGAGGCTCGGAAGAACAAGGGCAGCATCGATCGCGCAGATGCCGTGCTCGTGCTCACATGCGGTGCCGGCGTGCAGACCGTCGCGGACTCCACCGACAAGCCCGTGTTCCCGGGACTGGATTCGATGTTCCTTGGCAATGTCATCAGACATGGCGTGTTCGAGGAGCGCTGCTCGATGTGCGGCGACTGCGTGCTCGATCAGACCGCCGGAATCTGCCCCGTCACCACATGCCCCAAGGGACTTCTCAACGGTCCTTGCGGTGGCATGTGGGAAGGCAAATGCGAGGTACAGACAGACCGCGAGTGTACGCACGTTCGCATACAGAGACGGCTCGCAGAGCAACACCGCGGCGGGGTGACGTTCGTGCCTGCCAAGGACTACTCGAAGCATTTGAAGCCGGGCTCGATCAACATGCGCGGCGACAAGGGGGCGCGCGGGAAGTCCCGTGATTCAGGCACCGAGGGCGCAGGCGGTCACGTAGGTGACGGTGATGAGTAGGCTTCGCGAGGCGCTTGAGCGAGGCGAGTTCGTCGTTACCGGCGAGATCGCACCCCCTGTCGGTACCGACATAACCGCCATGAAGGCTTCTGTCGAGGCCGTCGGGCCGTTCTGCCATGCGCTCAACGTCACGGACAACCAAGGCGCGGCGTTGCACATGTCTTCGCTCGGTGCGGCGCTTGCCTTGCTCGAGTGGGGTTTCGAGCCGGTGTTTCAGCAGACGTGTCGGGACCGCAACAGGCTTGCGCTGCAGTCTGACTTGTTGGCAGCCTCGATGCTCGGCATCGAGAACGTGTTGTGCATCACGGGTGACGATACGCGACACGGCGATCACCCCCAGTCCAAGGCGGTCTTCGACCTTGACTCGACGCAGCTCATCTCGGTCGCCACCAACATGAACCATGGGACTGACATGATGGGGAGGCCCTTGACGGGTGGGACGGATCTCTTCGTTGGAGCGGGCTTGTTCCCCGAAGTCGAGCCTTGGGACATCCAGCTCGGTCGCGCGATGCGGAAGGTGGAGGCCGGGGCGATGTTCTTCCAGTCACAGGCCATCTTCGATATCGAGAAGTTCGCACGCGCGGTTGAGGGCCTGCGTCCGACCGGCGTCAAGATCATCGCGGGCGTGCTGCTACTCAAGAGCCCGCGGATCGTGGACTTCATCAACGAGAAGCTTGCCGGGCTCATGGTGCCCGACGCGATCGCCGACCGCATCCGGTCGGCCGCCGATCCCTTTGCCGAGTCCGTCAGACTCGCGACCGAGCAGGTTCGAGGGCTGAGGGCCATCGCGGACGGCGTCCACATCATGCCGCTTGGCGCTGACGACGCGGTGGGCGATATCGTCTCAGGAGCCGGCCTGTCGTAGGGTCGATCATCCCTTGACGCGTCGGCCACACGTCCTCTCATACCCGCCGTCAGTCAGCGCGCCACGCCATTCATCACAAGCGACCCGTATCTCGCCATCTGCCGACAACGTTTGCATCAGCAGGCGGAGTGGGCTCGCGGTAGAGCCGACTGAGGTGCATTCGGGTTTCTTGAGGAGCTGGCGGATCTCATGTTTCGGTTCCAGCAGGCGTCACGTCCGGATTGTCTGGACTACGAGCAGATACGGCTGCTGTCGCTTAGAGCGGCCAAGTTCGACGCGCTGTCGGTGCTGTTTGGGCTCGATCTCGCTCACTACGTCGAGGCGATCGATGCGCTTCTGGAGGTCTGCCCGGGGGTGCCCTCATGCCCGGTCCGCTCCACAGGGGTGCTCGAGGCCGGTCGCGATGCATTGGCCTGGACCCGCAACGTCGGCAACGTCGGACCGATACACGCGGAGCACATCCGCTTGTTCGGCGGCGAGAACTCGAAGGACCCCATGCCGTGCGTGGCGTCTTGCGGTTCCATGTACCTGACCGGGGATCCTGTGGCTGTTGGCGTTCAGCTGGAGC
It includes:
- a CDS encoding homocysteine S-methyltransferase family protein; translated protein: MPDILRRLGTEVLVIDGALGTILHRYDLPSGQCPEQLNVTAPEILREIHHNYRLAGADCVTTNSFGGTRAKLAEHGLADRVEELARAGVRLARESGAQHILANMGPTGLVLEPLGSATFDDLFEMFAEQAAALAAESPDAIIIETMTDIAEARCAVLAARSVCDLPVFASCTFGASGRMDLSGTDPATAAVILEAAGASAVGMNCGLGPEQMLPLVQEMAAATSLPIIVQPNAGLPRLENGSTVFPGTAEEMGRHAALFVEAGASLVGSCCGSTPEFTGSIFDFAKELPVRTGRTGLPGVVLAGPRGHVRIGAGAPLAVIGERINPTGKPELAESLRAGSMSVVRSYATEQAAAGADVLDVNVGAAGVDQVARLREAVRALVGTSDLPLVLDNTDPTTLEPALREYPGRALVNSVNGADESLSLVLPLAARYGAAVIVLALDDSGIPETVEGRIAIVERVRRAAHAAGLTDSDLLVDALVMTAATDADAPRTTVGTLAAAHDLGLATVLGVSNVSHGLPDRPVLNAAFVAAAAAAGLDAGIINPDDHVVMEAVRVADSARAAGGGADAYGDVWAAWDAAYDSALARARGGATTEGESVGAADERPVDAHLAAAVERGDADGAPALVDALIAAGAEPASVIAGVLTPAIQRLGEAFGRGEVFLPQLMVAAEAMKTAVARVKTYLPEDASHSEGRVAFATVKGDIHSIGKDICISLLESQGFEVSDLGVDVAPERVLDAASSADAVCLSALMTTTLPAMERTVALLTEEYPGVPVFVGGAVVTGDWAEGIGAGYSDDAPGCVRVVREAVAQRGARTR
- a CDS encoding methylenetetrahydrofolate reductase C-terminal domain-containing protein, with amino-acid sequence MIITKPRDWERIKRNLTDIEAHSVFIMGCGQCASVAGTGDAKAILQAKTRLEQDGFEVTGWAIGEVACHLGGTKLEARKNKGSIDRADAVLVLTCGAGVQTVADSTDKPVFPGLDSMFLGNVIRHGVFEERCSMCGDCVLDQTAGICPVTTCPKGLLNGPCGGMWEGKCEVQTDRECTHVRIQRRLAEQHRGGVTFVPAKDYSKHLKPGSINMRGDKGARGKSRDSGTEGAGGHVGDGDE
- a CDS encoding methylenetetrahydrofolate reductase, with the protein product MSRLREALERGEFVVTGEIAPPVGTDITAMKASVEAVGPFCHALNVTDNQGAALHMSSLGAALALLEWGFEPVFQQTCRDRNRLALQSDLLAASMLGIENVLCITGDDTRHGDHPQSKAVFDLDSTQLISVATNMNHGTDMMGRPLTGGTDLFVGAGLFPEVEPWDIQLGRAMRKVEAGAMFFQSQAIFDIEKFARAVEGLRPTGVKIIAGVLLLKSPRIVDFINEKLAGLMVPDAIADRIRSAADPFAESVRLATEQVRGLRAIADGVHIMPLGADDAVGDIVSGAGLS
- a CDS encoding molecular chaperone TorD family protein; this encodes MFRFQQASRPDCLDYEQIRLLSLRAAKFDALSVLFGLDLAHYVEAIDALLEVCPGVPSCPVRSTGVLEAGRDALAWTRNVGNVGPIHAEHIRLFGGENSKDPMPCVASCGSMYLTGDPVAVGVQLERSYAEAGFAPVCPDTCPSHITNELRFIAHLLWRASAGDATALEGARQFLASIFHEGRRAGSEVPNRPSCHDIASV